A genomic region of Trifolium pratense cultivar HEN17-A07 linkage group LG3, ARS_RC_1.1, whole genome shotgun sequence contains the following coding sequences:
- the LOC123913481 gene encoding serine protease SPPA, chloroplastic-like: MSTLLLPTPPHLGSVYRRNTLSQSSSSSSSSYSSTFSLQFHPRFSFSSFPQTRTRRCISPRAFDSSSDSKIEEEKESEKIRIADEDYPSGEFEFKPITGWRKFLVQVKMLFAFPWERVRKGSVLTMKLRGEISDQVKNRFSLGLSLPQICENFLKAAYDPRISGIYLNIDGLNCGWGKVEEIRRHILNFKKSGKFVVAYVPTFQEKEYYLACACEEIYAPPSAYFTLFGFSVEASFLRGVFDKIGVEPQVERIGKYKSVGDQLARTTMSDENCEMLTALLDTIYTNWLDKVSSAKGKGREDIENFINEGVYEVDKLKEEGLISNVIYDDEVTAMLKERLGVKAEDELPTVDYRKYSRVRKWTVGISGGKEQIAIIRASGSISRVKSQLSFSSSGIVAEEFIEQIRTVRESEKFKAAIIRIDSPGGDALASDLMWREIRLLAASKPVIASMSDVAASGGYYMAMGTDAIVAESLTITGSIGVVTGKFNLGKLYEKIGFNKEIISRGRYAEVMAADQRSFRPDEAELFAKSAQSSYKGFRDKAALSRSMTVEKMEEVAQGRVWIGKDAASHGLVDAIGGLSRAIAIAKLKANIPQDQQVTVVEISASSSSLPGVLFNGVSSLTGVVNMLKELLQGLTFSDGVQARMDGIIFRSVEGYPNANSILSIIKDYISTL; this comes from the exons ATGTCGACGCTACTTCTACCCACACCTCCTCACCTCGGCTCAGTTTACCGACGCAACACTTTATcacaatcatcatcatcatcttcttcttcttattcttctaCTTTCTCACTTCAATTTCACCCTcgattctctttttcttcttttccccAAACGCGTACAAGAAGATGCATTTCCCCTCGCGCTTTCGATTCTTCCTCCGACTccaaaattgaagaagaaaaggaaagtGAAAAAATTAGAATCGCTGATGAGGATTATCCTAGTGGTGAGTTCGAATTTAAACCTATTACTGGATGGAGGAAATTTCTTGTTCAGGTTAAGATGTTGTTTGCGTTTCCATGGGAACGTGTTCGTAAAGGCAGTGTCCTTACAATGAAGCTTCGTGGCGAG ATATCTGATCAAGTGAAGAATAGGTTCTCTTTGGGACTTTCTCTACCACAGATTTGCGAGAATTTTTTGAAAGCAGCCTACGATCCTCGCATTTCTGGGATCTATCTCAATATTGATGGTTTAAACTGTGGGTGGGGTAAAGTTGAAGAAATTCGAAGGCACatattgaatttcaaaaaatcaG GGAAATTTGTTGTGGCTTATGTTCCTACATTTCAAGAAAAAGAATATTACCTTGCGTGTGCATGTGAAGAGATATATGCCCCTCCTAGTGCTTACTTTACTTTGTTTGGATTTAGTGTTGAAGCCTCATTCCTCAGAG gtGTTTTTGATAAAATAGGAGTTGAACCGCAGGTAGAAAGGATTGGCAAGTACAAAAGTGTTGGAGATCAATTAGCTCGAACGACCATGTCTGATGAAAATTGTGAGATGTTGACTGCTTTGCTTGATACCATCTATACAAACTGGCTGGATAAAGTCTCTTCTGCCAAAG GAAAGGGTAGAGAAGATATTGAGAACTTCATAAATGAAGGTGTTTATGAAGTTGATAAGCTGAAAGAAGAGGGCCTTATATCAAATGTAATATATGATGATGAG GTTACTGCCATGCTGAAGGAGAGACTTGGAGTGAAAGCCGAAGACGAACTGCCTACGGTAGATTACAG GAAATACTCTCGTGTTAGGAAATGGACAGTTGGAATATCAGGTGGCAAAGAACAGATAGCCATCATCCGGGCGTCAGGGAGCATTAGTCGAGTTAAGAGTCAGTTAAGTTTTTCTAGCTCAGGGATTGTTGCAGAGGAGTTCATTGAGCAGATTCGCACCGTGAGAG AGTCAGAAAAATTTAAGGCCGCTATTATCAGAATTGACAGTCCTGGAGGTGACGCTCTTGCCTCTGATTT GATGTGGAGGGAAATTCGGCTTTTAGCTGCTTCAAAACCAGTTATTGCTTCAATGTCTGATGTGGCAGCAAGTGGAGGATACTACATGGCAATGGGAACTGATGCTATTGTTGCCGAAAGTCTTACCATAACTGGTTCAATTGGAGTGGTCACAG GAAAGTTTAACCTTGGGAAACTGTATGAGAAAATTGGCTTTAATAAAGAAATTATATCAAGGGGAAGATATGCTGAGGTCATGGCTGCTGACCAGCGTTCTTTTAg ACCAGATGAAGCAGAGCTATTTGCAAAATCCGCACAGAGTTCTTATAAAGGATTTCGAGACAAGGCAGCTTTATCCAGATCAATGACT GTGGAAAAGATGGAGGAGGTAGCACAGGGGAGGGTTTGGATTGGTAAAGATGCGGCATCACATGGCTTGGTTGATGCTATTGGTGGTCTTTCTCGAGCTATTGCCATAGCAAAATTGAAGGCCAACATACCTCAAGACCAACAG GTTACTGTTGTGGAGATATCCGCATCAAGTTCCTCTCTACCTGGAGTTTTATTTAACGGAGTGAGTTCCCTAACTGGAGTCGTAAACATGT